TGATTCTAGCTTTTCAACGCTCCAAGCTTCAGGGCGGATGCTAAAAAGCGGTTTTATTTTGCCCCAAACCCTTTTAAAAAGTTCCGATTTTCGATAATTTTCCAAAGCTTCTTCAGATTCCCAATAGCTGTAAGTAAAAAATACGCTCGGGTTGTTATGGTCTCTGTACAATTCTAAAAACGAACAGCCTTCAAATGCTCGAATTTCATTTTTGGTCTTATGGAAATTATCGAGGAACACCTCAATATTCTGTTTATAAAACCCCATTTTTACTATTCTAACTAACATAAATGTCTTTTATTAATAATCGG
This genomic stretch from Flavobacteriaceae bacterium GSB9 harbors:
- a CDS encoding antibiotic biosynthesis monooxygenase; the encoded protein is MLVRIVKMGFYKQNIEVFLDNFHKTKNEIRAFEGCSFLELYRDHNNPSVFFTYSYWESEEALENYRKSELFKRVWGKIKPLFSIRPEAWSVEKLESLK